One region of Syntrophobacter fumaroxidans MPOB genomic DNA includes:
- the dnaG gene encoding DNA primase, whose protein sequence is MATLVKQAVDIVDVVGQVVQLRRSGNRHLGLCPFHQEKTPSFHVDAENQLYYCFGCGSGGDVLNFVMKHRNVAFGEAIRYLAERYHIALPERDHVEGATPGAIESARKEREELYRILRSAADFFYDQLHHSPEGRIAREYIARRGLPAEVVETERMGFAPQSWDSLSRHLANLGYDVEPGIGAGLLARSTGKDRVYDRFRNRLIFPIRDEGGRIVAFGGRSLSADLKDEPKYLNSPETAVYHKGRLLYQLARAREACRQVRQTVLVEGYMDLLAFHARGFFRVVATLGTALTPHQVRILSRMSDEVVMAYDGDEAGDKAMLRGLPLFLQENVAVSCVRFPDGMDPDDFLRRDGLEGFEKLLRSRQELGAYAVKRILDGWDGSASARLKIAAELRPIFDAVRQPLLKSEYLRLAADRLCVSEEVLNQQLRHDRRTPERPYSRSYRTPVLPGISETQTLEEKILRLLIRYPDLIEQADSSGALEYFQEPKLRALAMVLVGTPHAPESEFNASIVYDELADPESKEMFTRFMLESAELAEPRVQLNDWLIALTRRELKQRSLDLDTALKAAVREGDSDRVRHILVEIQNLNSAKKRDKDLPYNL, encoded by the coding sequence ATGGCCACTCTTGTGAAGCAGGCCGTTGACATTGTCGACGTGGTCGGACAGGTCGTCCAGCTGCGGCGCTCGGGCAACAGGCACCTGGGACTGTGCCCGTTTCATCAGGAGAAGACCCCATCGTTCCATGTCGATGCCGAAAACCAGCTTTACTACTGCTTCGGGTGCGGCAGCGGAGGGGACGTCCTCAACTTCGTGATGAAGCACAGGAACGTAGCGTTCGGGGAAGCCATCCGGTATCTGGCGGAAAGATATCACATCGCCCTCCCGGAACGCGACCATGTTGAAGGCGCCACGCCGGGCGCGATTGAGAGTGCCCGGAAGGAACGCGAAGAGCTCTACCGGATCCTCCGCTCGGCGGCGGATTTTTTTTATGACCAGCTGCATCACAGCCCGGAGGGAAGGATCGCGAGGGAATATATTGCGCGGCGCGGCCTGCCGGCGGAGGTCGTCGAAACGGAGCGGATGGGATTTGCTCCACAGAGCTGGGACAGCCTGTCCCGTCACCTGGCGAATCTCGGATATGATGTCGAACCGGGGATCGGGGCGGGGCTGCTGGCCCGGAGCACCGGTAAGGACAGAGTCTATGACCGGTTTCGCAACCGTCTCATATTTCCCATCCGGGACGAGGGAGGCCGGATCGTGGCTTTCGGCGGTCGAAGCCTCTCCGCGGACCTCAAGGACGAGCCGAAGTACCTCAACAGCCCCGAAACCGCCGTGTACCACAAGGGACGGTTGCTCTACCAACTGGCGAGAGCCCGCGAAGCATGCAGGCAGGTGCGGCAGACGGTCCTGGTGGAAGGCTACATGGACTTGCTGGCGTTCCACGCGCGAGGGTTCTTCCGCGTGGTCGCGACCCTGGGAACGGCCCTTACGCCTCACCAGGTTCGGATATTGTCCCGGATGTCCGACGAAGTCGTTATGGCCTATGACGGAGACGAGGCGGGAGACAAAGCGATGCTGAGAGGGCTGCCGCTTTTTCTGCAGGAGAACGTGGCGGTCAGTTGCGTGCGCTTTCCCGACGGTATGGACCCCGACGATTTCCTCAGGAGGGACGGGCTGGAAGGTTTCGAGAAACTGCTCCGAAGCAGGCAGGAACTGGGCGCTTACGCCGTCAAGAGAATCCTTGACGGCTGGGATGGAAGCGCAAGCGCGAGGCTGAAAATCGCTGCCGAATTGAGGCCGATTTTCGACGCCGTGCGCCAACCCCTGCTGAAGTCCGAGTATCTGAGGCTGGCGGCCGACCGGCTCTGCGTCTCCGAAGAAGTGTTGAATCAGCAGTTGCGCCACGACCGCCGCACGCCGGAAAGACCTTACTCCCGCTCCTACCGTACCCCCGTTCTTCCCGGAATCTCCGAAACGCAGACCCTCGAGGAAAAAATCCTTCGATTGCTCATCAGATACCCCGATCTCATCGAGCAAGCCGACAGCTCGGGCGCGCTGGAGTACTTCCAAGAACCGAAACTGCGTGCCCTGGCGATGGTGCTCGTTGGAACACCTCACGCTCCGGAGAGCGAATTCAATGCCTCCATCGTCTACGACGAGCTTGCCGATCCGGAATCCAAGGAGATGTTCACACGGTTCATGCTTGAATCCGCGGAACTTGCGGAACCGAGGGTGCAGCTTAACGACTGGTTGATCGCGCTGACGAGACGGGAGCTCAAACAGAGAAGCCTGGACCTGGACACCGCCCTTAAGGCGGCCGTCCGGGAAGGCGACTCGGATCGGGTCAGACACATCCTGGTGGAGATTCAGAACCTGAACTCCGCCAAGAAGAGGGATAAAGATTTACCGTACAACCTGTAG
- a CDS encoding GatB/YqeY domain-containing protein, with product MMALLQDIEQALKDGIREKDENKRNAVRLLLTAVKVKEKELRRLPNDMEIQQLISTQIKQRRESAEQYSKANRPDLAGVEEAEIAVLQAFLPEALSPESLERLIDEVVAEVGAQSARDMGKVMKALMPRVGGRAEGKAVNELVRRKLSA from the coding sequence ATGATGGCACTCCTGCAGGATATCGAGCAGGCATTGAAAGACGGCATAAGGGAAAAGGACGAGAACAAGCGGAATGCTGTCCGGCTTCTGTTGACCGCCGTCAAGGTGAAGGAAAAGGAACTCCGGCGTCTTCCCAACGACATGGAAATACAGCAGCTGATTTCCACGCAGATCAAACAGCGCCGGGAGTCCGCGGAGCAGTATTCGAAGGCGAACCGGCCGGACCTGGCGGGGGTGGAGGAAGCGGAAATTGCGGTGCTTCAAGCCTTTCTCCCCGAGGCGCTGTCTCCGGAGTCCCTGGAACGGCTCATCGACGAAGTGGTCGCTGAAGTCGGTGCTCAATCCGCCAGGGATATGGGGAAGGTGATGAAGGCGCTCATGCCTCGTGTCGGGGGGCGCGCCGAGGGGAAAGCCGTCAACGAACTGGTGCGCCGCAAGCTTTCCGCGTGA
- the hisA gene encoding 1-(5-phosphoribosyl)-5-[(5-phosphoribosylamino)methylideneamino]imidazole-4-carboxamide isomerase: MIIFPAIDIKDGVCVRLMQGDPDRVTVYGKDPVSVAKRWEGEGAGWLHVVDLDGAFLRRPANRQVVASIVKAVSIPVQVGGGIRNLEAIRDYLDSGVERAIIGTAALRQPEILEQACGLYRSRIALGIDARDGLVAIEGWKETSGTDAVALAKRFEKLDLAAIIYTDIHRDGMQSGVNIEATKRLLESCSIPVIASGGVHTLQDIEDLLPLVPLGLLGVITGKAIYSGTLRFKDALARVREKCGGATPSPNPRRGE, encoded by the coding sequence ATGATCATATTTCCAGCGATAGATATCAAGGATGGCGTATGCGTTCGCCTCATGCAGGGGGACCCCGACCGGGTGACCGTGTACGGTAAGGACCCCGTGTCGGTCGCAAAACGATGGGAAGGGGAGGGGGCAGGCTGGCTGCACGTTGTCGACCTGGATGGCGCGTTTCTGCGGAGGCCCGCGAATCGTCAGGTTGTTGCTTCCATTGTCAAGGCCGTGAGCATTCCCGTGCAGGTCGGCGGGGGCATTCGCAATCTCGAGGCGATCCGGGATTACCTGGACTCGGGAGTGGAAAGAGCGATCATCGGCACCGCCGCCCTGCGGCAGCCCGAAATACTGGAACAGGCCTGCGGTTTGTATCGTTCTCGGATCGCTCTCGGTATCGACGCGCGCGACGGGCTGGTGGCCATCGAGGGGTGGAAGGAGACTTCCGGAACGGATGCCGTCGCTCTGGCGAAGCGTTTTGAAAAACTTGACTTGGCCGCGATCATTTATACCGATATTCATCGTGACGGCATGCAGTCCGGCGTGAACATCGAAGCGACGAAGCGGTTGCTGGAATCCTGTTCCATTCCGGTGATCGCATCGGGTGGGGTACACACCCTCCAGGACATAGAGGACCTCCTGCCCCTGGTTCCGCTCGGATTGCTCGGCGTCATAACGGGCAAGGCCATTTACAGCGGAACGCTGCGGTTTAAGGATGCTCTGGCCAGGGTGCGGGAAAAATGCGGGGGCGCAACGCCTTCTCCGAACCCGAGAAGAGGTGAATGA
- a CDS encoding acyl-CoA thioesterase, which translates to MQVSSRVRVIYGDTDAMGQAYYGNYLKWFEVGRAEWFRSRGLTYREVESRGVYLPVVEAHCNYRKPAFYDDVLTIATRFAFSGPARLRFEYEIARDGEVLTTGYTIHVCVTRDRKVLKPPAYLRNVLEGGGGADGAEDRGA; encoded by the coding sequence ATGCAAGTGAGCAGCCGGGTGCGGGTCATCTATGGCGATACCGATGCCATGGGGCAGGCCTACTACGGGAACTATCTGAAGTGGTTTGAGGTCGGACGTGCCGAGTGGTTTCGCAGTCGCGGTCTGACCTACAGGGAAGTTGAAAGCAGGGGAGTCTATCTTCCGGTGGTCGAGGCCCATTGCAACTACCGGAAGCCGGCCTTCTACGACGATGTCCTTACCATTGCGACGCGTTTCGCCTTCTCCGGGCCGGCACGCCTGAGGTTCGAATATGAAATCGCCAGGGACGGGGAGGTCCTCACCACCGGCTACACCATCCACGTATGTGTCACCAGGGACCGCAAGGTGCTCAAACCCCCCGCCTACCTTAGGAACGTGCTGGAGGGAGGCGGCGGTGCGGACGGGGCGGAGGATCGAGGAGCGTGA
- a CDS encoding cofactor-independent phosphoglycerate mutase, whose protein sequence is MQMEKKYVILVGDGMGDYPLAELNGRTPLEAASTPHLDRLSSRGRLGMARTIPDCMEPGSDVANMSLLGYDPRIYHTGRAPLEAASMGIRLEERDLAFRCNLVNLRRDASGVMRMADYSAGHISTPESRELISALQEATAGSVLRLYPGVSYRHLLVWPEGPQGLPTTPPHDITGEPSDPYGAVYLTDPVLTAFIRKAEQILAGHPVNLNRQREGKLTANSVWLWGQGRAPAMPTLKERFGLNGAMISAVDLLKGLGVYAGLEPIAVPGATGYLDTNYAGKVQAAIEALRRGQLVFIHVEAPDEAGHEGSLEKKIRAIEDLDVKVVAPLVDGLREFAAVRMLIVTDHLTPIEKKTHVADPVPFLLVEDLNGGNAGSSDAPAFCEKTARESGWRVGDGVDLFKVFIGT, encoded by the coding sequence ATGCAAATGGAAAAGAAATACGTGATTCTGGTGGGCGACGGGATGGGCGACTACCCGCTTGCGGAGCTGAACGGCAGAACACCGCTGGAGGCGGCTTCCACCCCACACCTGGACCGGCTCAGCTCCCGTGGTCGATTGGGGATGGCCAGGACCATCCCGGACTGCATGGAGCCGGGCAGCGATGTCGCCAATATGAGCCTGCTCGGTTATGATCCGCGGATCTATCATACCGGACGGGCCCCGTTGGAGGCCGCTTCCATGGGGATTCGCCTGGAGGAGCGGGATCTGGCCTTTCGTTGCAACCTGGTGAACCTTCGGCGCGATGCCTCGGGGGTCATGCGGATGGCCGACTACTCGGCGGGGCACATCTCCACGCCCGAATCCCGGGAGCTGATCTCGGCGCTCCAGGAGGCGACGGCCGGCAGTGTTTTGAGGCTGTATCCGGGGGTGAGCTACCGCCATTTGCTGGTTTGGCCGGAGGGGCCGCAAGGCTTGCCGACCACACCGCCCCACGACATCACCGGCGAACCGAGCGACCCTTATGGCGCGGTCTATCTCACCGATCCGGTGCTGACGGCCTTCATCCGGAAGGCCGAGCAAATCCTGGCCGGGCACCCGGTGAACCTCAACCGCCAACGGGAAGGCAAGCTCACCGCCAACTCGGTCTGGCTCTGGGGTCAGGGCAGGGCGCCCGCAATGCCCACCTTGAAGGAAAGATTCGGCCTCAACGGCGCGATGATCTCCGCGGTGGACCTCTTGAAGGGCCTCGGCGTCTACGCCGGGCTCGAGCCCATTGCGGTGCCGGGTGCAACCGGTTACCTCGACACGAACTACGCGGGGAAGGTGCAGGCGGCTATCGAGGCGCTGAGGCGCGGACAGCTCGTATTCATCCACGTGGAGGCGCCGGATGAAGCCGGCCACGAAGGCAGCCTGGAGAAGAAGATACGGGCCATCGAGGACCTGGACGTAAAGGTCGTTGCCCCACTGGTGGACGGCCTGCGCGAGTTCGCGGCGGTGCGCATGCTGATCGTCACGGATCACCTGACTCCCATCGAAAAGAAAACCCATGTGGCCGACCCCGTGCCTTTTCTGCTGGTCGAGGATCTGAACGGGGGGAACGCGGGTTCTTCCGATGCTCCCGCTTTCTGTGAAAAAACCGCGCGGGAATCGGGATGGCGTGTCGGGGACGGAGTGGATTTGTTCAAGGTTTTTATCGGAACCTGA
- a CDS encoding homoserine dehydrogenase, whose amino-acid sequence MRSIRVGLIGWGTVGCGVIQVLRENEADIRNRLGVPLELRRVADLDIDRPRPVSVPRDLLTNRIDDILNDPDIDIVVELIGGLDAAREVIRRAIDSGKHVVTANKALLAHSGNELFRVAAERGRAIGFEASVAGGIPLIKALREGLAGNRIQTIFGILNGTANYILTRMAEGGLSFEDALGEAQQMGYAEANPALDVEGIDTAHKLAIASALSFGTPIRFDEVYTEGISHIDPDDIQFGEEFGYSLKLLAIARHMDGRIETRVHPTLIPRHHVLASVKGAYNAVHVQGNAVGNIMLYGMGAGMMPTGSAVVGDLIDLARDILGSTPGRVPALAFQPDRLAEIAIKPIADVSTCYYFRFSALDQPGVLSKVSGILGKFHISIAAVIQKGRRKASSVPIVMLTHEALESNVRAALAEIDQLDIVTAPTQIIRIENQETNNFF is encoded by the coding sequence ATGCGCTCTATCAGAGTTGGACTGATCGGTTGGGGGACGGTGGGTTGCGGGGTCATCCAGGTGTTGCGCGAAAATGAGGCGGACATACGGAATCGCCTTGGAGTGCCGCTCGAATTGCGGCGCGTGGCCGATCTGGATATCGACCGACCGAGGCCCGTGTCGGTGCCGCGGGACCTGCTGACCAACCGTATTGACGACATTCTCAACGACCCGGACATCGACATCGTGGTGGAATTGATCGGAGGGCTGGATGCGGCGCGGGAGGTCATTCGCCGGGCGATCGATTCCGGCAAGCACGTGGTTACGGCGAACAAGGCGCTGCTGGCGCATTCCGGCAACGAACTGTTCCGGGTTGCGGCCGAGCGGGGGCGCGCCATCGGCTTCGAGGCTTCCGTGGCTGGAGGAATCCCGCTCATCAAGGCTTTGCGCGAAGGGCTCGCGGGAAACCGTATCCAGACGATTTTCGGTATCCTGAACGGCACGGCCAACTATATCCTCACCCGCATGGCGGAAGGGGGGCTTTCCTTCGAAGACGCTCTGGGCGAGGCCCAGCAGATGGGGTACGCCGAAGCGAACCCGGCGCTCGACGTGGAAGGAATCGACACGGCACACAAGCTGGCCATAGCGAGCGCCCTGTCCTTCGGCACTCCCATTCGTTTCGACGAGGTTTACACGGAAGGCATCTCGCACATCGACCCTGACGATATTCAATTCGGGGAGGAATTCGGCTACAGTCTGAAATTGCTCGCCATCGCGCGCCACATGGACGGACGCATCGAAACCCGGGTGCATCCGACGCTCATACCGCGTCATCATGTGCTCGCCAGCGTAAAGGGGGCTTACAACGCCGTGCATGTTCAGGGCAATGCGGTGGGGAATATCATGCTCTACGGCATGGGGGCGGGCATGATGCCGACGGGAAGCGCCGTGGTCGGCGATCTGATCGACCTGGCTCGCGACATCCTCGGCAGCACCCCGGGACGAGTCCCGGCGCTCGCTTTCCAGCCGGATCGATTGGCCGAAATCGCGATAAAGCCGATAGCCGATGTCTCCACCTGTTACTATTTCCGTTTTTCCGCCCTCGATCAGCCCGGAGTCCTGTCGAAGGTCTCGGGGATTCTGGGGAAATTCCACATCAGCATCGCCGCGGTGATCCAAAAGGGTCGTCGGAAGGCTTCTTCGGTACCCATCGTGATGCTGACTCACGAAGCGCTGGAGAGTAATGTGAGGGCGGCACTGGCCGAAATCGACCAGCTCGATATCGTGACGGCTCCGACTCAGATCATTCGGATCGAAAACCAGGAAACGAACAATTTCTTCTGA
- a CDS encoding aminotransferase class I/II-fold pyridoxal phosphate-dependent enzyme, with product MNFNIAQRSRMYRLPPYVFAQVNALKMERRRAGEDIIDLGMGNPDLPTPKHIIDKLVEAVRKAHNHRYSASRGITKLREGIATWYRRRYNVEIDPEREAVVTIGAKEGLSHLVLVLVSPGDVVFSPNPTYPIHPYSAIIAGGDVRSIPIGPDRNFLEDLESATKQTWPRPKLLIISFPHNPTTTVVDLDFFRKIVDFAKEHHMMVIHDLAYADLAFDGYEAPSFLQVPGAKDVGVEFFSMSKSYSMAGWRVGFCVGNEEMVSALTRIKSYLDYGVFQPIQIAATIALQSDQDCVDRIVSVYQSRRDVLVDGLNRIGWPLEKPKGTMFVWARIPERFRAMGSVEFSKLLIEEAKVAVSPGLGFGEYGDEYVRFALVENEMRTKQAIRGLRRAFNHK from the coding sequence ATGAATTTCAACATTGCACAGCGCAGTCGGATGTACCGGCTGCCGCCGTACGTCTTTGCCCAGGTCAATGCCTTGAAAATGGAACGGCGAAGGGCCGGTGAGGATATTATCGACCTCGGAATGGGAAACCCGGACCTTCCCACTCCCAAGCACATCATCGACAAGCTGGTCGAAGCCGTCCGCAAGGCGCACAATCACCGCTATTCAGCTTCCAGGGGAATCACCAAGCTTCGCGAGGGCATCGCCACATGGTACCGCCGCCGCTACAATGTAGAGATCGATCCGGAGCGGGAGGCAGTGGTCACCATCGGCGCCAAGGAGGGGCTTTCTCACCTGGTGCTGGTGCTGGTCAGCCCCGGTGACGTGGTTTTCTCTCCCAATCCCACTTACCCCATTCACCCCTATTCCGCGATCATTGCCGGAGGAGACGTCAGGTCCATCCCCATCGGGCCTGACCGGAATTTTCTGGAAGATCTCGAATCCGCCACGAAGCAAACCTGGCCCAGACCGAAACTGCTGATCATTTCCTTTCCTCACAATCCGACCACGACCGTGGTGGACCTGGATTTCTTCCGGAAGATCGTGGACTTCGCAAAAGAACACCACATGATGGTGATTCACGACCTGGCTTATGCCGATCTTGCCTTTGACGGGTATGAAGCGCCCAGTTTTCTGCAGGTGCCGGGCGCCAAGGACGTCGGAGTCGAATTTTTTTCCATGTCGAAAAGTTACAGCATGGCGGGGTGGCGGGTCGGGTTCTGCGTGGGAAACGAAGAGATGGTTTCCGCGCTCACCCGGATCAAGAGCTACCTGGATTATGGTGTGTTCCAGCCGATCCAGATCGCGGCGACCATCGCGTTGCAGAGCGACCAGGACTGCGTGGACCGCATTGTATCGGTCTACCAGTCCCGGCGTGACGTGCTGGTGGACGGACTGAACCGCATCGGTTGGCCTCTGGAGAAGCCCAAGGGAACGATGTTCGTCTGGGCGCGAATTCCGGAACGGTTCAGAGCCATGGGTTCGGTGGAGTTTTCCAAGCTCCTGATCGAGGAGGCCAAGGTTGCCGTCTCTCCCGGCTTGGGTTTTGGAGAATACGGCGATGAATACGTCCGGTTCGCCCTGGTCGAGAACGAGATGCGGACTAAGCAGGCGATAAGAGGATTGCGGCGGGCGTTCAACCACAAGTAG
- the selB gene encoding selenocysteine-specific translation elongation factor translates to MKQVILGTAGHIDHGKTSLIRALTGIDTDRLKEEKLRGITIELGFAHMDLPDGNRLGIVDVPGHERFVKHMVAGATGIDLVALVIAADEGVMPQTREHMEICELLRVKQGLVVLTKIDLVDDPDWLEMVREDVADFLKGTFLEGAPILSVSAATGEGIGELKQALTRLYEEVEPRSVEGPFRLPVDRVFTMRGFGTVITGTSMSGRLRIGDPVMIYPSELKSKVRGLQVHSKEVQEVLPGQRTAINLQGMERALIQRGDVVATPGAVVATHMVDVQMELLAAAPRPLKHRAKVRFHTGTAEHIATVVLLDRVELLAGEGAFAQIRLDQPIAALRGDRFVVRSYSPVQTIGGGSILNPLPRKHKGHEKREAAKALETLSNSNDAEILVWHIRAAGWAGLSQDELQVRANVSPKTTEKELHRLISQKTVTLFDKDNRRLIDRQALEELRQAVLSTLAEYHKRFPLKTGMPKEELSAQLGKPVEVKLYNFALRSLTDEDRIAQEMEWVRLKSHKIDLSGDEDVIRRKIEQVFRAAGLQPPFVKEIAADLPGTSRQHQDVLEWMVSQGILVKAKEDIYFHAAAMAELQARLVAFLKENGEISTPQFKEMTQASRKYTIPLLEYFDSQKVTIRIGDMRRLRESKAGQ, encoded by the coding sequence ATGAAGCAGGTCATTTTAGGCACGGCGGGACACATCGATCACGGCAAAACCTCATTGATCAGAGCGCTTACCGGCATCGACACGGATCGCCTCAAGGAAGAGAAGCTCAGGGGCATCACCATCGAGCTCGGGTTTGCCCACATGGATCTCCCCGACGGAAACCGGCTCGGCATTGTCGACGTCCCGGGCCACGAGCGGTTTGTCAAGCACATGGTCGCCGGCGCGACCGGGATCGACCTGGTTGCGCTCGTTATTGCCGCCGATGAGGGGGTCATGCCCCAAACCCGGGAACATATGGAGATCTGCGAACTGCTTCGCGTCAAGCAGGGATTGGTCGTACTCACCAAGATCGACCTGGTGGACGATCCCGACTGGCTCGAGATGGTGCGTGAAGACGTCGCGGATTTTCTCAAGGGCACTTTCCTGGAAGGGGCGCCGATCCTTTCCGTCTCGGCGGCCACCGGAGAGGGGATCGGCGAGCTCAAGCAGGCACTGACCCGCCTTTATGAAGAAGTTGAACCCCGGAGCGTCGAAGGACCGTTCCGCCTGCCTGTGGACCGGGTGTTCACCATGCGCGGATTCGGGACCGTCATCACCGGCACGAGCATGTCGGGCCGGCTGCGCATCGGTGATCCGGTCATGATCTACCCCTCGGAGCTGAAATCGAAAGTGAGGGGGCTTCAGGTGCACAGCAAGGAAGTCCAGGAAGTCCTTCCCGGACAGCGAACCGCCATCAATCTGCAAGGCATGGAACGGGCGTTGATCCAGCGGGGGGATGTGGTGGCCACCCCGGGGGCCGTCGTGGCAACCCATATGGTCGACGTGCAAATGGAGCTCCTGGCCGCGGCGCCGCGCCCTCTCAAGCACAGGGCAAAGGTCCGGTTTCATACCGGCACCGCCGAACACATCGCCACCGTGGTTCTCCTCGACCGGGTGGAACTGCTCGCGGGAGAAGGAGCCTTCGCCCAGATCCGCCTGGATCAGCCCATTGCCGCATTGCGCGGAGACCGTTTCGTGGTCAGGTCCTACTCCCCTGTCCAGACCATCGGAGGGGGGAGCATCCTGAATCCGCTGCCCCGAAAACACAAGGGCCACGAAAAACGCGAAGCCGCCAAGGCCCTCGAGACCCTCTCCAATAGCAACGACGCCGAGATTCTTGTATGGCATATCCGGGCCGCCGGATGGGCCGGCCTGTCCCAGGACGAACTGCAGGTTCGCGCCAATGTGTCCCCCAAAACCACTGAAAAAGAGCTGCACCGGCTGATCAGCCAAAAGACCGTCACCCTGTTCGACAAGGACAACCGGCGCCTCATCGACCGGCAAGCCCTGGAAGAACTCCGCCAGGCCGTCCTGAGCACCCTTGCCGAGTACCACAAACGCTTTCCCCTGAAGACGGGCATGCCCAAGGAGGAGCTTTCGGCACAGCTCGGCAAGCCGGTTGAAGTCAAGCTGTATAATTTCGCCTTGAGGAGTCTCACCGATGAGGACCGCATCGCACAGGAAATGGAGTGGGTGCGTCTGAAGTCCCATAAGATCGATCTTTCCGGGGACGAGGATGTCATTCGGCGAAAGATCGAGCAGGTCTTTCGCGCCGCGGGCCTTCAACCGCCGTTCGTCAAAGAGATCGCCGCCGACCTGCCCGGCACTTCGCGGCAACACCAGGACGTGCTCGAATGGATGGTGTCCCAGGGGATCCTCGTCAAGGCAAAAGAGGACATCTATTTTCATGCCGCGGCCATGGCCGAGCTGCAAGCTCGACTGGTGGCGTTTCTCAAGGAGAACGGCGAGATTTCAACCCCTCAATTCAAGGAAATGACTCAGGCCAGCAGAAAATACACGATTCCGCTGCTCGAATACTTCGATTCGCAGAAGGTGACCATTCGCATCGGAGACATGCGCAGGCTGCGGGAAAGCAAGGCCGGCCAGTGA
- a CDS encoding Dabb family protein — protein MLKHIVFIKFKKDATEAEIADMEKGLRALPSIIPEIKGFEFGRDVVRAERSYDFALVAAFADLDAMKRYQVHPSHVEVVGKVKKVAEGLLAVDFTY, from the coding sequence ATGCTCAAGCACATCGTGTTCATCAAGTTCAAGAAGGACGCCACGGAAGCCGAAATCGCCGATATGGAGAAGGGCCTGCGCGCGCTCCCTTCCATCATCCCCGAAATCAAGGGATTCGAATTCGGGCGGGACGTGGTGCGCGCCGAGCGATCCTACGATTTCGCCCTGGTTGCGGCTTTCGCCGATCTCGACGCCATGAAACGCTACCAGGTTCACCCCAGTCACGTGGAAGTGGTGGGAAAAGTGAAAAAGGTCGCCGAAGGTCTGCTGGCCGTGGATTTCACCTACTAG
- a CDS encoding M20 metallopeptidase family protein, with product MPVSGLPPMHEWLVELRRHFHRYPEPAFGEEKTAAKICEVLDALGVPHLREVGGTGVIAALGCRRPGGTLALRADMDALPLDEAGDVPYGSLNPGMMHACGHDGHMTVALGVLRLLLENDWPERGGGKVLFIFQPAEEGGRGGALAMLETGLFDPERIDAIFAVHMYPELPVGRIALAATTSNAASDSISVRIVGKGGHGAHPELCVDPIVAGSYFVAQLQSIVSRSVPPLDSAVLTIGSFHGGTARNIIPEEVRMEGTLRTFRSQVRDLVLRRVEEAARGLESSHGVVVELKIDSGYPPVVNHPSVVEYVVDRARGLLGAESVLLEPPSMGAEDFAYFLQRWPGALIRLGCHDPAKGFAHGLHSPHFDFDESALDVGVKLVADLLTHFAQTG from the coding sequence ATGCCCGTCAGCGGTCTGCCGCCCATGCATGAATGGCTCGTGGAATTGAGAAGACACTTCCACCGGTATCCGGAACCGGCATTCGGGGAGGAAAAGACGGCCGCGAAGATCTGCGAGGTTCTCGACGCGCTTGGAGTGCCACACCTCAGGGAGGTTGGAGGCACGGGGGTGATTGCCGCCCTGGGATGTCGGAGGCCGGGGGGAACGCTGGCGTTGCGCGCCGACATGGACGCTCTGCCGTTGGATGAGGCCGGCGATGTGCCCTACGGCTCACTCAACCCCGGCATGATGCACGCCTGCGGACATGACGGGCACATGACCGTGGCGCTCGGCGTCCTGCGGCTGCTGCTCGAGAACGATTGGCCGGAACGGGGCGGCGGGAAGGTGCTTTTCATCTTTCAACCCGCGGAGGAGGGCGGGCGCGGGGGCGCGCTGGCCATGCTCGAAACCGGGCTGTTCGACCCGGAGCGGATCGACGCGATTTTTGCGGTGCACATGTATCCGGAGCTGCCCGTCGGAAGGATCGCGCTTGCCGCAACCACGAGCAATGCGGCATCCGACAGCATCTCCGTTCGCATCGTGGGAAAAGGAGGACACGGGGCGCACCCCGAGCTGTGCGTGGACCCGATCGTCGCAGGGTCCTACTTCGTCGCTCAACTGCAAAGCATCGTCAGCCGCAGCGTGCCGCCTCTGGACAGTGCCGTGCTCACCATCGGCAGCTTTCACGGGGGGACGGCGCGCAACATCATTCCCGAGGAAGTGCGAATGGAGGGGACCCTGCGGACGTTCCGATCCCAGGTCCGGGACCTGGTGTTGCGACGCGTGGAAGAGGCGGCGCGAGGGCTCGAATCTTCCCATGGCGTGGTCGTCGAACTGAAAATCGATTCGGGATATCCTCCCGTGGTGAACCATCCGTCCGTGGTCGAATATGTCGTGGACAGGGCGCGGGGACTACTTGGCGCCGAATCCGTTCTCCTGGAGCCCCCGTCCATGGGGGCCGAAGACTTTGCCTATTTTCTCCAGCGGTGGCCCGGGGCATTGATACGTCTCGGCTGCCACGATCCGGCCAAAGGGTTTGCGCACGGGCTCCACTCGCCGCACTTCGATTTTGACGAAAGCGCCCTGGATGTAGGGGTGAAGCTCGTGGCGGACCTGCTCACCCATTTTGCCCAAACGGGCTGA